AGTGGGTAATTAAAAATCCGTGAAAAGGTCCGAAGCCAGGGGTCCAACTGCGTACACGAACGCTGGCTCCCGGACGATTTAAATAAATGGCACCTTGTTGCCCATGATCGTGTTTCCCTGCATCGGAAGGCCAATGCCGTTCGTGCGTTCCCCATCCCAGCTCAGCCGGTTGGAGCGCTTCTGATATGAAACCATTTGCTGACCAGGTATTGACGAATTCTCCAGGTTTTTTGGGTCGATTGGAAATCTGAGTATCACGTTCTGCAATATGGATGGCTTTAATGTTGAGCTTCATAGCCAAATTGGCCCATTCTGCAGAGGTGGTGGGAAGACTGCAGGAAATTTCGTTATCGTGAGCCATGTTTAAGAGCGCTTGTTTTACAAAGTGAGAGACTAGGCCTGGGTTTGCTCCATGTGTTAAAACGGCGGTGGTGCTTTTATTACTTTTTAATTGGAGGGCAGATTCACGTAATAAATAATTGGTGCGTGCGCTGGGGGCGACTTGGCTATTATCGTAAAAGCCTGCCCAAGGTTCTATGCAAAGGTCGAGATACAATACTTCTTTTTGCTGGCAAAAACGAATCAAGCTAATACTTGAGATGTCAATGGATAGGTTTAGTAATAAGTCTCCTTTTCCCAGCCTGTTGGCAAGTACTTTGAGATAGTTTTGTTCGGTAATGGTTGTTAATTGCAAAGAAATACCAAATTCTTGTGTAATTGTTAATCCTTCTTCATCTTTGGTCAGAATGGTGATTTGTTCAGGATGAATCTCTAGATGCTTAAAAAGTAGAGGAAGCAAGGCTTGCCCTATGCTACCAAATCCAATAATTAGTATGCGATTGTTAAATCTTATTTTTTTTTATTCACCATGCGAATCCTTCAGAATTTACCTAATGTGATTGCGATTTTTCATCCGCTGTTTTTGCAAAGATTATCAGCTAAATTTCTTTAACCTGCAAAGCTTTTTGTGGCTTTATCTATTGTATAAAATTAAGCAATTCATTTTAATTTTTCCAGTTAGGCGAGCGATTTATCTTCCAATCCTATTTCTACCGATTCAATTTTTTGAAAGCGCTGCGTAATTTTTTTCGCTGATGTGTTAACTTCTGTGGCATCTTGATGGGCTAAATCAATGTGTTTTGATAATTTGTCCATACGTTTTTCAAAACGTTGAAAATCATCCGCCAGTGCTTGTAAATGTTTTTGGATAATGTGCACTTGCTTACGAGTGATGTCATCTTTAAGGACAGCTCTTGCTGTGGTTAATACCGCCATTAATGTGCTGGGTGAAACCAGCCAGACTTTCAAGCGTTGTGACAAGGTAATGATTTCAGGGTAATTGGCGTGAATTTCTGCAAAAATGGCTTCTGCTGGTATAAACATAACAGCACCATCCGCAGTTTCATTAGGGATAATGTATTTTTCAGCGATGTCTTTGATGTGTTTTTGCAAATCCTGACGAAATTGTTGTTGCAATGATTTTTTTTCGGCAGAGCTTGCCTCGGTATTCATAAGTTTTTGATAAGTTTCCAGTGGAAATTTGGCATCAATCACCACGTTACCCGTTGGTTCTGGTAAGAATAAGATGCAATCAGCCCGCTTCTGATTGCTTAATGTGTATTGCATGCTGTAATGATGGGCCGGAATCATATTGGCAATGAGCGTGGATAATTGCACTTCACCAAAAGCCCCTCTGGAGCGTTTGTCGGCTAGAACATCCTGAAGACTAACGACATGGCTGGATAATTCCGTGATTTTCTTTTGTGCCTCATCGATGATGGTTAACCGTTGAATAACATCCGTAAACGTCGATGAGGTTTTTTCAAAGCCTTCTGTTAATCGGTGATTGACCTGCTGGGTTAAGCTGTGCAAGTGATTGCGTATTTCTTCGGTTAAGGTCTGGAGATGGGCGCTTAAGGAGCCGGCATGTTGTTTAAAGCTATGATTCATTTGCTCACGTACATCCGTCATTTGCCGCTGAACGGTTTCAGTGATTAATTGCTGAGTGGTCAATTGGCCTTGAGCAATTTTTTCATAAATCGTTTGTTGACTTGTCTGCTGGGCTTGTTGCAAATCCATATGCAATTGCTGAAATTGTGTCGTCAGCGTTTGTTGAAATGTGTCGTAACGACGCAATAAAAAAAGCAGCAGTCCTAGTTGCAGGACAATGCCTGCACCATAAATAATGGCAAGTATTGGTAAGTCAGTCATATTAAATTTAAATGTTGGGGCAATGATGCACAGTATAACGTCAAGTTGATTCGATGTGGTAAAAATGTAACTATTCAATCATTTAAGACATGATTTTCTTGGTTTTGGCTATTTGACATGCGTGATAACTCTATATTAGAACAGATTACAACATTGCGTGAGCGCATCCGGCTGTACGATTATCATTATTATGTTCTTGATGAACCATTAGTCCCTGATGTGGAATATGACCGTTGCTTTAAGTTATTGGAATCTCTTGAGGCACAATATCCCCAATACGTTAGCCCAGATTCCCCTACTCAACGAGTGGGTGTTGCCCCGGCAACAGAATTGGAGCCCATTGCTCATCTGCAACCCATGCTGTCTCTCTCAAACGTTTTTTCTACAGAAGAATTGCAGGCATTTATCAAACGGGTATCGGACAGATTAGACATCCGGCAAGACGAGTTGGTGTTTGCTTGCGAGCCAAAGCTGGATGGCTTGGCTGTCAATTTAACGTATGCAAAAGGAACATTGAAATCTGCCGCAACTCGTGGCGATGGGACGGTAGGAGAGAATATTACCAATAACATCAAGACCATAGCCGCTGTGCCTTTAAGATTGATGACGGATGAGCCACCCGATTTGCTGGAAGTTCGTGGGGAAGTCTATATGCCCAAGGCAGGTTTTGAGGCATACAATGAAGAAGCCCGGCGGCGCGAAGAAAAACATTTGCTAACCCACGCAATGCTGCTGCAGGCAGTTTACGTCAGTTGAATCCGGCAGTAACCGCAAGCAGACCCTTGGCCATTTATTGTTATGGTATTGGGGCAGTCAGCGACGAATATTCTTTTCCTGATAGTCATAGGCAACAATTGGAATGTTTGCGGCGCATGGGATTTAGGGTGGCCTATGACGAAATTAAAACTGCTCGGGGACTGCAAGGCTGCCTTGCGTATTATGAGCGTATGCTGGCATCTCGAGCAGCGTTGCCTTATGAAATTGATGGGGTAGTTTATAAGGTTGACAGTGCGGTTTTGCAGGAAAAATTGGGTTTTGTTGCGCGTGCGCCACGGTTTGCCTGCGCTCACAAGTTTCCTGCCAGTGAGGAGATGACCACGTTGCTGGCCGTTGATTTTCAAGTAGGAAGAACGGGGGCGTTAACGCCCGTTGCCCGGTTAAAACCGGTCAGTGTGGCAGGTGTTACGGTGAGTAATGCAACATTGCACAACATGGATGAAATTGAACGTAAAGACATTCATATAGGCGATGTGGTGGTTATTCGTCGGGCAGGTGACGTTATTCCAGAAGTGGTTTCTGTTGTTAAGGAAAAAAGGCCTAAAGAGACACAAATTATTCATTTGCCAACCCATTGCCCGGTGTGCGGTGCCGATGTTATCCGTGAGGAAGATGAAGCCGTTGCTCGCTGTACTGGTGGTTTGTTTTGTAAAGCGCAATTAAAGCGAATGGTGTGGCATTATGCGTCTCGCAAAGCAATGGCCATCGATGGCTTGGGCGATGTGCTGATTGAACAATTGGTCGATAGAAGCCGGTTAAACGATGTATCCGATTTGTATACCTTGACGAAGGAGGAATTGGCTCAATTGCCGAGGATGGGGAAAAAATCGGCTGAGAATTTGGTGAACTCCATCGAGAAAAGCAAGAAAACGACGTTTCAACGATTTCTCTATGCTTTGGGCATACGCGAAATTGGTGAAGCGAGCGCCCATATTCTTTCAGAAAATTTTTCCGATATAAAAGCACTTAAACAAGCAACCATAGAAGAATTAACGAAATTAAAAGACATTGGGCCGGTTGTCGCATCGCATGTGGTGCATTTTTTTGCGCAGACCCATAATATGGAGGTCATCCATAAACTTCTGGACTATGGCGTGCATTGGCCGGTTGAAGAAAGAAAGAAAATAGACACTCATCATCCACTGTATGATAAAACGGTGGTTTTGACTGGTACGTTAACTGCGATGAGTCGTGACGAAGCAAAGTCACGGCTCGTGGCGTTAGGAGCTCGGGTGAGTGGCAGTGTTTCGGCG
This genomic interval from Legionella oakridgensis ATCC 33761 = DSM 21215 contains the following:
- a CDS encoding homospermidine synthase, which produces MRFNNRILIIGFGSIGQALLPLLFKHLEIHPEQITILTKDEEGLTITQEFGISLQLTTITEQNYLKVLANRLGKGDLLLNLSIDISSISLIRFCQQKEVLYLDLCIEPWAGFYDNSQVAPSARTNYLLRESALQLKSNKSTTAVLTHGANPGLVSHFVKQALLNMAHDNEISCSLPTTSAEWANLAMKLNIKAIHIAERDTQISNRPKKPGEFVNTWSANGFISEALQPAELGWGTHERHWPSDAGKHDHGQQGAIYLNRPGASVRVRSWTPGFGPFHGFLITHSESMSLADYLTLKDENQVSYRPTVHYAYLPCPLAELSLHELAGKEWQKQKNNVLMMDDIMTGTDELGVLLMGNKRGAYWYGSQLSIQEARQLAPHNNATTLQVAAGTLAGLLWLIEHPNKGLVEPEDLDFKYILDIATPYLGKVGGFYTDWTPLTHRESLFPENVDRTDPWQFINIRVG
- a CDS encoding DNA recombination protein RmuC, whose amino-acid sequence is MTDLPILAIIYGAGIVLQLGLLLFLLRRYDTFQQTLTTQFQQLHMDLQQAQQTSQQTIYEKIAQGQLTTQQLITETVQRQMTDVREQMNHSFKQHAGSLSAHLQTLTEEIRNHLHSLTQQVNHRLTEGFEKTSSTFTDVIQRLTIIDEAQKKITELSSHVVSLQDVLADKRSRGAFGEVQLSTLIANMIPAHHYSMQYTLSNQKRADCILFLPEPTGNVVIDAKFPLETYQKLMNTEASSAEKKSLQQQFRQDLQKHIKDIAEKYIIPNETADGAVMFIPAEAIFAEIHANYPEIITLSQRLKVWLVSPSTLMAVLTTARAVLKDDITRKQVHIIQKHLQALADDFQRFEKRMDKLSKHIDLAHQDATEVNTSAKKITQRFQKIESVEIGLEDKSLA